The following are encoded in a window of Actinomyces oris genomic DNA:
- a CDS encoding serine hydrolase domain-containing protein produces MTTPDTPQVPAPALPALAAFPFPTALVVTGRSAAGEGVLLEAGEVDEIFPFASVTKPIVAWAALVAVDRGLLDLEAPAGAPAPDGATIENLLSHSSGIAIDSDERLAAPGTRRIYSNRGIEILGERLEAATGTPLETWVETTVLEPLGMASVLIPGSPAHSGEGSARDLSLFARELAAPRLVSPALAQRARTPVLPGLDGVLPGYGRQTPNPFGLGVEVRGAKSPHWTGAGNSEQTFGHFGQSGSFIWVDPVAERQAVFLGAKPFGTVHRRNWSELGDQILAL; encoded by the coding sequence ATGACCACCCCGGACACCCCTCAGGTGCCGGCCCCGGCCCTGCCGGCGCTGGCCGCCTTCCCCTTCCCGACTGCCCTTGTCGTGACCGGCAGGTCCGCCGCCGGTGAGGGCGTGCTCCTCGAGGCCGGGGAGGTCGATGAGATCTTCCCCTTCGCCTCGGTGACCAAGCCGATCGTCGCCTGGGCGGCCCTGGTCGCCGTCGACCGGGGACTGCTGGACCTGGAGGCCCCCGCCGGTGCGCCTGCCCCCGACGGCGCGACCATCGAGAACCTGCTGTCCCACTCCTCAGGGATCGCGATCGACTCCGACGAGCGCCTGGCGGCCCCGGGCACGCGCCGCATCTACTCCAACCGCGGCATCGAGATCCTGGGGGAGCGCCTCGAGGCGGCCACCGGCACACCCCTGGAGACCTGGGTGGAGACCACCGTGCTCGAGCCCCTGGGGATGGCCAGTGTCCTCATCCCGGGCTCGCCCGCCCACTCCGGGGAGGGCAGCGCCCGCGACCTGTCACTGTTCGCCCGCGAGCTGGCCGCACCCAGGCTCGTCTCGCCCGCGCTCGCGCAGCGCGCCCGCACGCCGGTCCTGCCCGGCCTCGATGGCGTCCTGCCCGGCTACGGGCGACAGACCCCCAACCCCTTCGGGCTGGGGGTCGAGGTGCGCGGCGCCAAGTCCCCGCACTGGACCGGGGCCGGCAACAGCGAGCAGACCTTCGGACACTTCGGTCAGTCGGGCTCCTTCATCTGGGTGGATCCGGTCGCCGAGCGTCAGGCCGTCTTCCTGGGGGCCAAGCCCTTCGGGACGGTTCACCGGCGGAACTGGTCCGAGCTCGGCGACCAGATCCTGGCCTTGTAG
- a CDS encoding 3'-5' exonuclease, with product MPFYHRPPTDRGPLRPRSPMAAGQAAPVPTAAELTEAAGVGYAVVDLETTGLSPTTDSILEVALVLTDAVGRVERSWSTLIDPGVGVDVGPTHIHGLVAEELIGAPGFDEVADLLVADLAERAVVAHNARFDVGFLTQALGMRGLLDRGARVPRVCTMEWARHFMTTPSRRLTTCCEVAGVEIGHHHNALDDALATAGLLRHYLAVGAQRGEEPVAWVRSLVEVRRFTGWHWDAARAQAGVERLTERTTPGAERARPGT from the coding sequence ATGCCCTTCTACCACCGCCCGCCCACCGACCGCGGCCCGCTGCGCCCCCGCTCCCCCATGGCTGCTGGCCAGGCGGCCCCCGTCCCCACGGCCGCTGAGCTGACCGAGGCCGCCGGGGTCGGCTACGCCGTCGTCGACCTGGAGACCACCGGCCTGTCCCCCACGACGGACTCGATCCTGGAGGTCGCGCTCGTGCTCACCGACGCCGTCGGGCGCGTCGAGCGCAGCTGGTCCACGCTCATCGACCCCGGCGTGGGCGTGGACGTGGGCCCCACCCATATCCACGGTCTTGTCGCCGAGGAGCTCATCGGGGCGCCCGGCTTCGATGAGGTCGCCGACCTTCTGGTGGCCGACCTGGCCGAGCGGGCGGTGGTGGCCCACAATGCCCGCTTCGACGTCGGCTTCCTCACCCAGGCGCTGGGGATGCGGGGGCTGCTCGACCGGGGCGCGCGGGTGCCGCGGGTGTGCACGATGGAGTGGGCGCGCCATTTCATGACGACGCCGTCGCGCCGGCTGACCACCTGCTGCGAGGTGGCCGGGGTGGAGATCGGCCACCACCACAACGCGCTCGACGACGCCCTGGCCACTGCCGGACTGCTGCGCCACTACCTGGCGGTGGGGGCTCAGCGGGGCGAGGAGCCGGTGGCCTGGGTCCGCTCGCTCGTTGAGGTTCGCCGGTTCACCGGCTGGCACTGGGACGCGGCAAGGGCTCAGGCCGGCGTCGAGCGTCTCACGGAGCGCACCACGCCCGGCGCCGAGCGAGCCCGGCCTGGGACTTAG
- a CDS encoding ABC transporter substrate-binding protein, translating into MRLISRRSMLGGTAAIAVAATLAACSKGSSGSDGAGGVYFLNFKPESEQAFKDIAAAYTKKTGVNVKVVTAASGTYEQTLKSEVAKSNPPTLFNLNGPVGYGNWKDYASDLSDADFTKQLTDESMALKGDEGKVVGVPLAIEGYGIIYNAAILKKYFGMEGAKATSVEEIKGFDKLKEVVEDMQSKKADLGIEGVFAATSLSPGEDWRWQTHLANYPVYYEYRDAKVDDLDEVKLTYSENYKKIFDLYLNNSTIKPTEASAKTVTDSMADFALGKAAMVQNGNWGWSQISEVSGNTVKAEDVHFMPIYVGVSGEDKSNIAIGTENYLTINSQAAEGDQKATKDFLTWLFTDAEGSKMAAEKLSIIAPYKAYAELAPSDPLGKEVSAAINNKDLTPVKWVFPTFPSQDFKDQLGQHLAQYASGSEDWAKVKDFFVTTWASEKKASKEG; encoded by the coding sequence ATGCGACTCATCTCCCGCCGCTCCATGCTCGGTGGAACTGCTGCGATCGCCGTCGCCGCGACCCTGGCGGCCTGCTCGAAGGGCTCGTCCGGTTCCGACGGCGCCGGAGGCGTCTACTTCCTCAACTTCAAGCCCGAGTCGGAGCAGGCCTTCAAGGACATCGCGGCCGCCTACACCAAGAAGACCGGTGTGAACGTCAAGGTCGTCACCGCTGCTTCGGGCACCTACGAGCAGACCCTGAAGTCCGAGGTCGCCAAGTCCAACCCGCCCACGCTGTTCAACCTCAACGGCCCCGTGGGCTACGGCAACTGGAAGGACTACGCCTCCGACCTGTCCGACGCCGACTTCACCAAGCAGCTGACGGATGAGTCCATGGCCCTCAAGGGCGACGAGGGCAAGGTCGTGGGCGTCCCGCTGGCCATCGAGGGCTACGGCATCATCTACAACGCCGCCATCCTCAAGAAGTACTTCGGCATGGAGGGCGCCAAGGCCACCTCCGTCGAGGAGATCAAGGGCTTCGACAAGCTCAAGGAGGTCGTCGAGGACATGCAGTCCAAGAAGGCCGACCTCGGTATCGAGGGCGTCTTCGCCGCGACCTCGCTGTCCCCCGGTGAGGACTGGCGCTGGCAGACCCACCTGGCCAACTACCCCGTCTACTACGAGTACCGCGACGCCAAGGTCGACGACCTTGACGAGGTCAAGCTGACCTACTCGGAGAACTACAAGAAGATCTTCGACCTCTACCTCAACAACTCCACGATCAAGCCCACCGAGGCCAGCGCCAAGACGGTCACCGACTCCATGGCCGACTTCGCCCTGGGCAAGGCCGCCATGGTTCAGAACGGCAACTGGGGCTGGTCGCAGATCTCCGAGGTCTCGGGCAACACGGTCAAGGCCGAGGACGTCCACTTCATGCCGATCTACGTCGGCGTCTCCGGCGAGGACAAGTCCAACATCGCCATCGGCACCGAGAACTACCTGACGATCAACTCCCAGGCCGCCGAGGGCGACCAGAAGGCCACCAAGGACTTCCTCACCTGGCTGTTCACCGACGCCGAGGGCTCCAAGATGGCCGCCGAGAAGCTCAGCATCATCGCGCCCTACAAGGCATACGCCGAGCTGGCCCCCTCTGACCCGCTGGGCAAGGAGGTCTCCGCGGCCATCAACAACAAGGACCTCACACCCGTCAAGTGGGTCTTCCCGACCTTCCCGAGCCAGGACTTCAAGGACCAGCTCGGCCAGCACCTGGCGCAGTACGCCTCCGGCAGCGAGGACTGGGCGAAGGTCAAGGACTTCTTCGTGACCACCTGGGCCTCCGAGAAGAAGGCCTCCAAGGAGGGCTGA
- the pyrE gene encoding orotate phosphoribosyltransferase: MSTNDSHITRLAELVNELSVVRGKVTLASGLESDFYVDMRRATLHHEAAPLIGHVMLDMLEEVGLGTDEIDAVGGLTMGADPVAAAMLHAAASRGLDLDAFVVRKAAKDHGMRRRIEGPDVVGRSVVVLEDTSTTGGSPLEAVEALREAGADVRAVAVIVDRATGARERIEAAGLPYYAALGLADLGLE, translated from the coding sequence GTGAGCACCAACGACTCCCACATCACCCGCCTGGCCGAGCTCGTCAACGAGCTGTCCGTCGTCCGTGGCAAGGTCACCCTCGCCTCCGGCCTCGAGTCCGACTTCTACGTGGACATGCGCCGCGCCACCCTCCACCACGAGGCCGCCCCCCTCATCGGCCACGTCATGCTCGACATGCTCGAGGAGGTGGGCCTGGGCACCGACGAGATCGACGCCGTCGGCGGCCTGACCATGGGGGCCGACCCCGTGGCCGCCGCCATGCTGCACGCCGCGGCCTCGCGTGGCCTGGACCTGGACGCCTTCGTCGTGCGCAAGGCCGCCAAGGACCACGGCATGCGCCGGCGCATCGAGGGACCCGACGTCGTCGGGCGCTCCGTGGTGGTCCTGGAGGACACCTCCACCACCGGCGGCTCACCCCTGGAGGCCGTCGAGGCCCTGCGCGAGGCGGGTGCTGACGTGCGGGCCGTGGCCGTCATCGTCGACCGGGCCACCGGCGCGCGCGAGCGTATCGAGGCCGCCGGCCTGCCCTACTACGCAGCGCTCGGTCTGGCCGACCTCGGCCTGGAGTGA
- a CDS encoding SDR family NAD(P)-dependent oxidoreductase yields the protein MGTALVTGATSGLGLEIAWQLAQARHDLVLVARTPERLRQVAEEMRQFAGIQVETLQADLSKRDELERVAERLREKSKPVGLLVNNAGFGLGQRFVGGDLAREEDALNVMVRAVMVASHAAAGAMVERGRGAILNVSSMTAHTAMGTYAAHKAWVLRFTEGLASELAGTGVTATALCPGLVHTGFHAAAGIDETQWKAPLWLDAERVALDGLAAVRRGQVICTPSLRYRSANAVLRLAPRWFVRRAVGPERSGQGRD from the coding sequence ATGGGAACAGCACTTGTCACCGGGGCCACAAGCGGCCTCGGCCTGGAGATCGCCTGGCAGCTCGCCCAGGCCCGTCATGACCTCGTCCTCGTGGCGCGCACCCCCGAGCGGCTGCGGCAGGTGGCCGAGGAGATGCGCCAGTTCGCAGGCATCCAGGTGGAGACTCTGCAGGCCGACCTATCCAAGCGTGATGAGCTCGAGCGCGTTGCCGAGCGCCTGCGGGAGAAGAGCAAGCCTGTCGGGCTCCTGGTTAACAACGCCGGCTTCGGGCTGGGGCAGCGCTTCGTCGGGGGAGACCTGGCCCGTGAGGAGGATGCCCTCAACGTCATGGTCCGTGCCGTCATGGTGGCCTCCCACGCGGCGGCCGGCGCCATGGTGGAGCGCGGCCGCGGCGCCATTCTCAACGTCTCCTCCATGACCGCGCACACCGCCATGGGTACCTACGCCGCCCACAAGGCCTGGGTGCTGCGCTTCACCGAGGGGCTGGCCAGCGAGCTCGCCGGCACCGGGGTGACCGCCACGGCGCTGTGCCCGGGGCTGGTGCACACCGGCTTCCACGCCGCGGCCGGCATCGACGAGACCCAGTGGAAGGCGCCGCTGTGGCTGGACGCCGAGCGAGTGGCCCTTGACGGCCTGGCGGCGGTGCGGCGCGGCCAGGTCATCTGCACCCCGAGCCTGCGCTACCGCAGTGCCAATGCCGTGCTGCGGCTGGCGCCCCGCTGGTTCGTGCGCCGGGCGGTCGGGCCGGAACGCTCCGGCCAGGGGCGCGACTGA
- a CDS encoding TrmH family RNA methyltransferase produces MSTRRRPQTVGAAPEAPADLPEGEHLPAAPSADSVAGPEEDRPADVRQVGVGPWPGGPEAWPTDPCYDRELLATGDRRNVVDRYRYWTVAAIRADLAARAHRLHIAIENVSQDLNIGSIVRSANAFNVAGVHIIGRRRWNKRGAMVTNRYLDVRHHPEPGELLAWARAEGYEVIGIDNGPGAQPLEAADLPERCLMVFGSEGEGISPELSAGCSRLLRIGQYGSTRSINVAAAAAVAMHSWILQHAGPAPD; encoded by the coding sequence GTGAGCACCCGACGACGCCCGCAGACGGTTGGGGCGGCCCCCGAGGCTCCCGCCGATCTGCCTGAGGGGGAGCACCTGCCCGCGGCGCCCTCAGCAGATTCTGTGGCGGGCCCGGAGGAGGACCGGCCGGCCGATGTCCGTCAGGTGGGCGTCGGCCCCTGGCCCGGCGGCCCCGAGGCGTGGCCCACCGACCCCTGCTACGACCGCGAGCTGCTCGCCACAGGCGACCGGCGCAATGTCGTCGACCGCTACCGCTACTGGACCGTCGCGGCCATCCGTGCCGACCTGGCCGCCCGGGCCCACCGGCTGCACATCGCCATCGAGAATGTCAGCCAGGACCTCAACATCGGCTCCATCGTGCGCAGTGCCAACGCCTTCAACGTGGCCGGCGTCCACATCATCGGCCGACGCCGCTGGAACAAGCGCGGCGCCATGGTCACCAACCGCTATCTGGACGTGCGCCACCACCCCGAGCCCGGCGAGCTGCTCGCCTGGGCGCGGGCCGAGGGCTACGAGGTCATCGGCATCGACAACGGCCCCGGGGCCCAGCCCCTGGAGGCCGCCGACCTGCCCGAGCGCTGCCTCATGGTCTTCGGCTCCGAGGGGGAGGGCATCAGCCCCGAGCTGAGCGCCGGCTGCTCCCGGCTGCTGCGCATCGGTCAGTACGGCTCCACCCGCTCCATCAACGTGGCGGCCGCTGCGGCCGTGGCGATGCACTCCTGGATCCTCCAGCACGCGGGGCCGGCGCCCGACTGA
- a CDS encoding exodeoxyribonuclease III encodes MRLATWNVNSIRTRVDRVLAFLEREDIDALAMQEIKCRPDQFPVEPFEAAGYELAIHGLNQWNGVAIASRVGLDDVATSFPGQPAWAAKPEAEPVVEARALGATVGAASDATPVRLWSLYVPNGRELTHPHYTYKLNWLRVLRDDVAAWLEAEPDLPLALVGDWNVAPRDEDVWDMSVFEGATHVSAPEREAFAAFAEAGMREVTRERVTNYTYWDYQKLRFPRNEGMRIDFVYASPALAGRVTGAAIDRDERKGKGASDHVPVIVELD; translated from the coding sequence ATGCGCCTGGCCACCTGGAACGTCAACTCCATCCGTACCCGCGTCGACCGCGTCCTGGCCTTCCTGGAGCGTGAGGACATCGACGCCCTGGCGATGCAGGAGATCAAGTGCCGCCCCGACCAGTTCCCGGTCGAGCCCTTCGAGGCCGCCGGCTACGAGCTGGCCATCCACGGCCTCAACCAGTGGAACGGGGTGGCGATCGCCTCACGCGTGGGCCTCGACGACGTCGCCACCTCCTTCCCGGGTCAGCCCGCCTGGGCGGCCAAGCCCGAGGCCGAGCCGGTCGTGGAGGCCCGGGCGCTCGGGGCGACGGTGGGTGCGGCCTCGGATGCGACGCCGGTGCGCCTGTGGAGCCTGTACGTGCCCAATGGCCGCGAGCTCACCCACCCGCACTACACGTACAAGCTCAACTGGCTGCGGGTGCTGCGCGACGACGTCGCCGCCTGGCTCGAGGCCGAGCCCGACCTGCCGCTGGCGCTGGTGGGCGACTGGAACGTGGCGCCCCGGGATGAGGACGTGTGGGACATGAGCGTCTTCGAGGGCGCCACCCACGTCTCCGCACCGGAGCGGGAGGCCTTCGCCGCCTTCGCCGAGGCGGGCATGCGTGAGGTCACGCGCGAGCGGGTCACCAACTACACGTACTGGGACTATCAGAAGCTGCGCTTCCCGAGGAACGAGGGTATGCGCATTGACTTCGTCTACGCCTCACCGGCCCTGGCGGGCCGCGTCACTGGCGCCGCCATCGACCGCGACGAGCGCAAGGGCAAGGGCGCCTCCGACCACGTCCCCGTCATCGTCGAGCTCGACTGA
- a CDS encoding OsmC family protein — protein sequence MPDHEYSVRVEWTGNLGTGTSGYRDYSRDHDVRGTTADLPVIRGSADPAFRGDARKWNPEQLLLASLSQCHMLWYLHFAADAGVTVTGYSDTPTGIMAEHPGGTGEFTSVTLRPAVTIAPGNDPESAATLHDRAAEYCFIARSVSFPVHHEVIITTEH from the coding sequence ATGCCAGATCATGAGTATTCGGTGCGCGTGGAGTGGACGGGCAACCTGGGTACGGGCACATCCGGATACCGCGACTACTCGCGCGATCACGATGTCCGGGGAACCACCGCCGACCTGCCGGTGATCCGTGGATCGGCGGATCCAGCATTCCGAGGGGACGCTCGCAAGTGGAACCCGGAACAGCTCCTGCTCGCCTCGCTCTCACAGTGCCACATGCTGTGGTACCTCCACTTCGCGGCAGACGCGGGCGTCACCGTCACCGGCTACTCGGATACCCCTACCGGCATCATGGCCGAGCACCCGGGCGGTACCGGGGAGTTCACGTCAGTCACCCTTCGCCCCGCAGTGACCATCGCTCCCGGCAACGATCCTGAGAGCGCAGCCACGCTCCACGACCGCGCCGCCGAGTACTGCTTCATTGCTCGATCGGTGAGCTTCCCGGTTCACCACGAAGTCATCATCACGACCGAGCACTAG
- the tpx gene encoding thiol peroxidase, translating to MASITFHGDPVSTVGELPAVGSAAPAFDLVGADLAPVTSQSLAGRRVVLNIFPSVDTGVCAASVRQFNKLASELDNTTVVCVSADLPFAGARFCGAEGLTNVVTGSTFRSTFGADYGVTLADGPLAGLLSRAVVVLDESGKVIYTEQVPEVGQEPDYDAAVAALS from the coding sequence ATGGCTTCCATTACCTTCCACGGAGACCCCGTCAGCACCGTCGGCGAGCTGCCCGCTGTGGGCTCGGCCGCGCCCGCCTTCGACCTCGTGGGCGCCGACCTCGCCCCGGTCACCAGCCAGTCCCTGGCCGGCCGCCGCGTGGTCCTCAACATCTTCCCCTCGGTGGACACCGGGGTGTGCGCCGCCTCCGTGCGCCAGTTCAACAAGCTGGCCTCCGAGCTGGACAACACGACCGTGGTCTGCGTCTCCGCCGACCTGCCCTTCGCCGGCGCCCGCTTCTGCGGCGCCGAGGGCCTCACCAACGTGGTCACCGGCTCGACCTTCCGCTCCACCTTCGGCGCCGACTACGGCGTGACCCTGGCCGACGGCCCGCTGGCCGGCCTGCTGTCGCGCGCTGTCGTGGTCCTCGACGAGTCCGGCAAGGTCATCTACACCGAGCAGGTCCCCGAAGTCGGCCAGGAGCCCGACTACGACGCCGCCGTGGCCGCCCTGTCCTGA
- the dcd gene encoding dCTP deaminase, translating to MLLSDRDIRTELDAGRVVLDPYDPEMIQPASIDVRLDRWFRLFDNHRYPVIDPAADQEGLTHLVDVGADEPFVLHPGEFVLGATYERITLPDDVAARLEGKSSLGRLGLLTHSTAGFIDPGFTGHVTLELSNTATMPIKLWPGMKVGQLCFFRLSSPAEAPYGSGATGSRYQGQRGPTASRSHQSFHRTRIPDTPAVPADGAAPISQEKHL from the coding sequence GTGCTGCTCTCAGACCGCGATATCCGCACCGAGCTCGACGCCGGACGGGTCGTCCTCGACCCCTACGACCCCGAGATGATTCAGCCGGCCTCCATTGATGTACGCCTGGACCGCTGGTTCCGTCTCTTCGACAACCACCGCTACCCGGTGATCGACCCGGCCGCCGACCAGGAGGGGCTGACCCACCTCGTCGACGTCGGGGCCGACGAGCCCTTCGTTCTGCACCCCGGGGAGTTCGTCCTGGGGGCCACCTACGAGCGCATCACCCTGCCCGACGACGTCGCCGCCCGCCTGGAGGGCAAGTCGAGCCTGGGGCGCCTGGGGCTGCTGACCCACTCCACTGCCGGATTCATCGACCCGGGCTTCACCGGGCACGTCACCCTGGAGCTGTCGAACACGGCCACCATGCCCATCAAGCTCTGGCCGGGGATGAAGGTGGGGCAGCTGTGCTTCTTCCGCCTGTCCAGTCCCGCCGAGGCCCCCTACGGCTCGGGCGCCACCGGCTCGCGCTACCAGGGCCAGCGCGGACCGACGGCATCGCGCTCCCACCAGTCCTTCCACCGCACCCGCATCCCCGACACCCCGGCGGTCCCCGCCGACGGCGCCGCTCCCATCTCCCAGGAGAAGCACTTATGA
- the fbaA gene encoding class II fructose-bisphosphate aldolase encodes MAIATPESYADMLDRAKAGKYAIPAINVTSSQTLSAALKGFADAESDGIVQISNGGAAYWSGSSRLDRVKGSIAFTAYARAVGDLYPVTIGLHTDHCPKKLLADWIHPLMEIEAEQVKNGELPMFNSHMWDGSAEALDDNIEIAVDMLKRAKAANVVLEIEIGAVGGEEDGIKGEENANLYTTADDAWKAIEALGLGENGRYITALTFGNVHGSYKPGHVKLRPEILGEIQEDVAKRLGDRLSSKVGDKSSPFDLVMHGGSGSTDEEIATAVRNGVIKMNVDTDTQYAYTRPVAGWMYTNYEGVLKIDGEVGNKKQYDPRAWGKAAEEGMAARVVEACERLGSVGSARK; translated from the coding sequence GTGGCCATTGCAACCCCGGAGTCCTACGCCGACATGCTTGACCGCGCGAAGGCCGGCAAGTACGCCATCCCCGCGATCAACGTCACCTCGTCCCAGACTCTGTCCGCCGCCCTCAAGGGCTTCGCCGACGCCGAGTCCGACGGCATCGTCCAGATCTCCAACGGTGGTGCCGCCTACTGGTCCGGTTCCTCGCGCCTCGACCGCGTCAAGGGCTCGATCGCCTTCACCGCCTACGCCCGCGCCGTGGGTGACCTCTACCCCGTCACCATTGGTCTGCACACCGACCACTGCCCCAAGAAGCTCCTGGCCGACTGGATCCACCCGCTCATGGAGATCGAGGCCGAGCAGGTCAAGAACGGTGAGCTGCCGATGTTCAACTCCCACATGTGGGACGGCTCCGCCGAGGCCCTCGACGACAACATCGAGATCGCCGTCGACATGCTCAAACGCGCCAAGGCCGCTAACGTCGTCCTCGAGATCGAGATCGGTGCCGTGGGTGGCGAGGAAGACGGCATCAAGGGTGAGGAGAACGCCAACCTCTACACCACCGCCGACGACGCCTGGAAGGCCATCGAGGCCCTCGGCCTGGGTGAGAACGGCCGCTACATCACCGCTCTGACCTTCGGCAACGTGCACGGCTCCTACAAGCCCGGCCACGTCAAGCTCCGCCCGGAGATCCTCGGCGAGATCCAGGAGGACGTGGCCAAGCGCCTCGGCGACCGCCTGTCCTCCAAGGTCGGCGACAAGAGCTCGCCCTTCGACCTGGTCATGCACGGCGGCTCCGGCTCCACCGACGAGGAGATCGCCACCGCGGTGCGCAACGGCGTCATCAAGATGAACGTCGACACCGACACCCAGTACGCCTACACCCGTCCGGTCGCCGGCTGGATGTACACCAACTACGAGGGTGTCCTCAAGATCGACGGCGAGGTCGGCAACAAGAAGCAGTACGACCCGCGCGCCTGGGGCAAGGCCGCTGAGGAGGGCATGGCCGCTCGCGTCGTCGAGGCCTGCGAGCGTCTCGGCTCCGTCGGCTCCGCCCGCAAGTGA
- a CDS encoding TM2 domain-containing protein: protein MTDPFNSHEPTDPAASPGMDAPALPAGPAPTDYPSGGYPPYSGPYASGAQPGYDPQWAYAPPPGYGMPPGYGVPPGYGGKSRVAAGVLALLLGTFGIHNFYLGYTGKALFQLLGTFLSCGMLALPIAIWAFVEGILILVARPGEAPWGVDASGMPLSG from the coding sequence ATGACTGATCCCTTCAACTCTCACGAGCCGACTGATCCCGCTGCGAGTCCTGGTATGGACGCGCCGGCACTGCCCGCGGGGCCCGCCCCCACGGACTACCCGTCAGGCGGGTACCCGCCCTACAGCGGTCCCTACGCTTCCGGTGCTCAGCCGGGGTATGACCCGCAGTGGGCCTACGCGCCCCCGCCCGGTTATGGCATGCCTCCTGGATACGGTGTGCCTCCCGGCTACGGGGGCAAGTCCAGGGTGGCTGCCGGCGTCCTGGCCCTGCTCCTGGGAACCTTCGGGATCCACAACTTCTACCTGGGCTACACGGGCAAGGCGCTCTTCCAGCTCCTGGGCACGTTCTTGAGTTGCGGGATGCTGGCCCTTCCGATCGCCATCTGGGCCTTCGTCGAGGGCATCCTCATCCTGGTGGCCCGCCCCGGCGAGGCGCCGTGGGGCGTTGACGCCTCCGGTATGCCGCTGAGCGGCTGA